One Parashewanella spongiae genomic window, TAGCTAAACCTACATAGCCAAAAGGTATGGCAAAAACAATATTAAACCCCATGTTTGAAACCATAGCGATAATGCCATAACGCACTGGTGTTTTAGTATCTTGCCTTGAATAATATCCTGGCGCGAGAATTTTAATCATCATAAAACTCAATAAACCACTGCCATACGCAATTAAACTCAACGAGGCTCGTTCAACACCCTCAAAATTAAACTCTCCTCGCATGAAGAGCACCATTAACATTGGTTTAGCCAACATTATTAAACCGACCATTGCTGGTATGCCTAACATCAAAATAATTTTAACTCCCCAATCCATGGTATGTGTAAATCCAGCCACTTCATCTTTAACATGTTTTCTCGATAAAGCTGGTAAAATAACCGTCGCAATAGCAATTCCGAACAAACCAAGTGGAAACTCAAGTAGTCGGTCAGAATAATATAACCAACTGATCGAACCTTCCATCATAAAACTTGCTATAAATGTATCAAATAAAAGGTTTATTTGGCTCACCGACACACCAAATAATGCGGGAATCATAAGTGTGCGAATTTTAACCACGCCTTGATGGTTCCAGCCCCATGAAGGCTTAATCAATGCCTTTTCTTTATATAAAAAAGGAAGTTGAAATAAAAATTGAACCAAACCACCAAAAAATACACCTAATGCCAATCCTATTTCAGGGTTTTCAAGCTTCGGAGAGATAAAAATAGCCGCTAATATAATGGCGACATTAAGAAACACTGGTGTAAATGCAGATACAGCAAACTTTTCACGCGAGTTTAAAATGGATCCCGCCAATCCCGTTAAAGTAATAAACCAAAGATAAGGGAAAGTGATTTTTAATAATAATGATGCCAGTTCATATTTAGCACCTGCTGGTTCATCATTGACCCAAGACCAAAACCAGCCCCCGCCAAAAAGAGCTGCAACAATAGGTGAGCCAATGACCGCAACTAAAGTCACTATGGAAATAATCACCCCGAGAGTGCCCGTCACTTTTGCTATCAACTCTTTGGTTTCTGCTGAAGTTTTATTCTCTTGATATTCAGTCAATACAGGCACAAATGCTTGAGCGAAAGCACCTTCGACAAAAAGGCGCCTCAAAAAGTTGGGAATACGATTCGCAAAGAAAAATACATCAGAACTTGCACCAGCACCAACTAAATTGGCAATAACAACATCCCGAACGAGTCCTAGCACTCGTGAAACTAAGGTCATGACACTGACGATCATCCCCGATCTTAATAACTTTTTACTCAAACGGCCTCCAATGACCTCAACATAACAATTATTTTTTTCATAATACCCGAATATAACAGCGGTTTGACCTGATTTCAGTGTTTCAACAAAACAGAATGAAACTATCGGCTTTAAACACCATTAAATCTCTAGCAAGGTGAATAATTTGCTGGTAGAATTGCGCCACATTTTACACGAGCTCGGTCGATGAGCGCTAAATCTTTCGGGATCGATTATTCTTAATCTCAATCTAATTGACATTTTAGTAATAATCGGGCATATTCCTCGGCCTTAATAAAGTATCAAATCCAGTTTTTAGGAGTTGCACCTTGGCTAATAGCAAGTCTGCAAAGAAGCGCGCGCTTCAATCTGAAAAGCGTCGTCAACACAACGCTAGTCGTCGCTCTATGCTACGCACATACGTAAAAAGAGTTATCGCTGCAATTAAATCAGGCGATCACGCTGCTGCTACTGAAGCATTTAACACAGCACAACCTATCATTGACCGTATGGCAACGAAAGGTTTAATTCACAAAAACAAGGCTGGCCGTCAAAAAGCACGTCTTAACACAAGAATCAAAGCACTTGCTGCTTAATTTTTGTTGATTGTGAAATTAAAAACCGGCTTAGGCCGGTTTTTTTATACCTGAAATTCTATTCTTTAGTCACTTCAATTAAACTAGGGGCTGTTTATCTTTCAGGATTAAATTTTGTGCTATTTGAGCGTTTATCTGTTCAAGGCGTAAGCAGTGAAGCTTAGTCATCTAAGTAAACGGGTTACAACACAGAACAGTGAACGCTCAAAAGCATCTAAGACAGCGTAAATTGGTCATTTCTACTGCGTTATCGCTTGCTTATTTGGAATACCAAACCGCACAAGCTCTGTCTTGTATAAAACGACCAATTTATCGCTGCAAAAATAATCACGAAAGATAAACAGCCCCTTATCTTCTGACTGTAAAGTAAAATAATAAAAGGATACCGATGAAAACCCTACCCTCGTTGAGTCTAGCCGGAATTATCATAACAAGTTTATTAGGATGCCAATCAAGCAACCTTCAATATCAAGACAACAAAACTAGCCATCAGCTACAACAATCAGCAGTAAACAGTAATCTTGGCTATGATATCGTTGAATCATTAACGGTTGAAGTTGGTCCTCGTTTAGCTGGCGGCAAAAATGATTTGGTTGCCGTAAAATGGGCTGAAGATAAATTCAAATCACTAGGCTATGACAAGGTTTACAAAGAGCCTGTAAAAGTGCCTGTTTGGAGTCGTGGCGATGCCAGTGCTGAAGTTGTCAGCCCCTTCCCTCAACCTCTGGTTATCACGGCTCTAGGTGGAAGTGTTGCAACCCCAGAAAACGGGTTAACAGCTGAAATTGTCCGCTTTCATACTCTGGCAGACTTGAAAAAAGCAGAGCCTGCTCAGGTGAAAGGTAAAATTGTTTTTATTGATCAAAAAACAGAGCGCCATAAAGCTGGTAACGGATACGGAAAAAGCGTCGGAGGACGCTCAAAAGGTGCTATTGCAGCTGCTAAAAAAGGCGCTGTAGCCATTGTGATTCGCTCAATTGGAACCGATCATGACCGTATGGCTCACACGGGTGCAATGCGTTACAAAGATGGCATAAAGAAAATTCCAGCTGCCGCTTTATCTGCTCCAGATGCCAACCAGCTGAATGCAATATTAAAGCGTGATAAAAAAGTGGTTATTTCACTTAAGCTTTCACCTCAACATTTAGGTTATTCGACTTCTTACAATGTAATTGGTGAGATAAAAGGGCAAAACAAACCTGAAGAGATTGTTTTAATTGGTGCCCACCTTGACTCATGGGATGAAGGTACTGGCGCTTTAGATGATGGTGCTGGTGTTAGTATTGTAATGGCCGCTGGTAAACATATTTTAGATTTACCTACTCGCCCAGCTCGCACTGTTCGAGTTGTTTTGTATGCAGCTGAAGAGCTTGGATTAATCGGTGGTAAGCAATATGTCAAAACTCACAAGAATGAACTGAATAATCACTACATTGCCGCTGAGTCTGATTTTGGTGCTGGTTATATTTATCGAATCGATGTTAATGTCGCACCGCAAAAATTTGAACAAGTTAAAAATGAACTGTCTTCCATGAAGATAAATGGGGTTGAGCTTGGCAATAATGAAGCCGGAGGTGGGCCTGATGTTTCTATGATGCCATCACTTGGCGTGCCTGTAGCATCACTGCGTCAAGATGGTCGTGATTACTTTGATTACCACCACACGCCAAACGATACGATTGATAAAATCGATCCGAAAGCTTTAGCACAAAATATTGCCGCTTATACCCAGTTTGCTTATTTGATGGCACAATCTACAACTGATCTGAGACCAATTAAGAAAAAATAATTACATTCTTCTAAAGGAGGGCTTTAGCCCTCCCATCTTGTAGTCGAATAAAAATTTATCTTACCAAACACAGCACATTTCCGAGCAAAGCAAATTTAACCTACAAATCAGCACGTTACACTTGCTTATGTTTTTTATTTTTTAGTAAAAAACACACCTATTTTATCTTTTGTGGACACCAACTCAATACCTTTCCATTTGAGTATGAGAGCAACTACAATCTTATGCTTATATTTACGTGCCAGTATTAGCGGTGACCTTCCAAATTCCTTACTAAACAATCGAATAGAATCTATCGGATGTGTGGATAAATAATCCAGTAGTACCTTCACTACTTTCTCTTTACCAAGACTGCAGGCCGCATGCAGTGGCGTATTCTTAGTATTTGAATTCTTCATGGTCAGCCCAATATCGGCATTAGGGTGCAGCTCCTTATAATTTAGCAGTACATTCACCACACCATCATGACCGGCGATACAAGCCCCATGCAGTGGCGTATTCTTAGATTTTGAATGCTCCCTGATTAGCCCGATATCGGCATTAGGGTGCTGCCCCTTATAATCCAGCAGTACCTTCACCACGTCATCATGACCATCGATACAAGCCTCATGCAGTGGCGTATTGGAGACGATGGCGTGCATTTTTGCTAGCCCAATATCAGCCTCAGGGTACTGTCCCTTATAATCCATCAATACCTTCACCACCTTCTCTTTACCAAGATTGCAGGCCGCATGCAGTGGTGTAGTCTTATTTGTGGAATGCTCCCTAGTTAGCCCGATATCAGACTCAGGATACTGCCCCTTATAATCCAGCAATATCTTCACCACACCATCATGACCAGCGACACTAGCCTCATGCAGTGGCGTATTCTTACTTATTGAATGCTCCCTGAACAGCCCAATGTCGACATTCGGGTGCTGTCCCTTATAATCCAGCAGTACCTTCACCACGCCATAATGAGCAACGCTACAAGCCTCATGCAATGGCGTATACATATGTGTTGAATGTTCTCTTGAGAGTCCGATACCAGCCTCAGGGTACTGTCTCTTATAGTCCAGCAGTACCTTCACCACACCATCATGACCAGCGACACAAGCCTCAAACAGTGGCGTATTCTTACTTGTTGAATTCTCTCTGGTTAGCCCTATATCGGCATTCGGATGCTGCCCCTTATATTCCAGAAGTACCTTCACCACCTTCTCTTTCCCAAGACCGCAGGCCACATGCAATGGCGTATTCTTATGTGTTGAATGTTCTCTGATAAGCCCGATATTAGCATCAGGGTACTGCCCTTGGTAATCCAGAAGTGCCTTCACCACGCCATCATGACCAGCGACACAGGCCTCATGCAGTAGCGAATTCTTATTTGTTGAATGCTCCCTCGTTAGCCCGATATCGGCATTAGGGTGCTGCCTCTTATAATCCAGCAAAACCTTCACCACACTATCATGACCGGAGGTGCAAGCCTCATGCAGTGGCGTATTTTTATATATTAAATGCTCCCTGATTAGCCCGATATTAGCCTCAGGGTGCTGCCCTTTATAATCTAGCAATACCTTCACCACCTTCTCTTTACCAAGACGACAGGCTGCATGCAGTGGCGTAGTCTTATGTGTTAAACGCTCCCTGATTAGCCCGATATCGGCATTAGGGTGCTGCCCTTTATAAACTAGCAGTAACTTCACCACACCATCATGACCACCGATACAAGCTGCATGCAATGGCGTAGTCTTAGATTCTGAATGCTCCCTGAACAGCCCGATATTAGCCTCAGGGTTCTGCACCTTATAATCCAGCAGTACCTTCACCACGCCATCATGGCCAGCGATACAAGCCTCATGCAGTGGCGTATTCTTAGATGTTGGATGCTCCCTGATCAGCTCAATATCAGCCGCAAAGTTCTGCCTCTTATAGTTCAGCAGTAACTTAACCACCTTCTCTTTACCCATATAGCAGGCTACATGCAGTGGCGTACTCTTAGATGTTGGATGCTCCCGAGTTAGCCCGATATCAGCCTTAGGATGCTGCCCTTTATAATCAAGCAGTACCTTCACCACTCCATCATGACCGACGATACAAGCCTCATACAGTGGCGTATTAGGGATATTGGCGTGGATTTTTGCTAGCCCTACATCTGCCTTAGGGTACAGCCTCTGATAATCCAGTAGCACCTTCACCACACCATCATTACCGGCAATACAAGCCACATGCAATGGCGTATTCTTAGATTCTGAATGCTCCCTAGTCAGCCC contains:
- the murJ gene encoding murein biosynthesis integral membrane protein MurJ yields the protein MSKKLLRSGMIVSVMTLVSRVLGLVRDVVIANLVGAGASSDVFFFANRIPNFLRRLFVEGAFAQAFVPVLTEYQENKTSAETKELIAKVTGTLGVIISIVTLVAVIGSPIVAALFGGGWFWSWVNDEPAGAKYELASLLLKITFPYLWFITLTGLAGSILNSREKFAVSAFTPVFLNVAIILAAIFISPKLENPEIGLALGVFFGGLVQFLFQLPFLYKEKALIKPSWGWNHQGVVKIRTLMIPALFGVSVSQINLLFDTFIASFMMEGSISWLYYSDRLLEFPLGLFGIAIATVILPALSRKHVKDEVAGFTHTMDWGVKIILMLGIPAMVGLIMLAKPMLMVLFMRGEFNFEGVERASLSLIAYGSGLLSFMMIKILAPGYYSRQDTKTPVRYGIIAMVSNMGFNIVFAIPFGYVGLAIATSLSALLNASLLYRGLHKAGVYRLSISTLIFVFKNVLAVASMIGLLLYLIPSDSIWLQYSLEQRIGELTKLIALGGLVYVCALLLLGIKPWKLKPELDA
- the rpsT gene encoding 30S ribosomal protein S20; the protein is MANSKSAKKRALQSEKRRQHNASRRSMLRTYVKRVIAAIKSGDHAAATEAFNTAQPIIDRMATKGLIHKNKAGRQKARLNTRIKALAA
- a CDS encoding M28 family peptidase, with product MKTLPSLSLAGIIITSLLGCQSSNLQYQDNKTSHQLQQSAVNSNLGYDIVESLTVEVGPRLAGGKNDLVAVKWAEDKFKSLGYDKVYKEPVKVPVWSRGDASAEVVSPFPQPLVITALGGSVATPENGLTAEIVRFHTLADLKKAEPAQVKGKIVFIDQKTERHKAGNGYGKSVGGRSKGAIAAAKKGAVAIVIRSIGTDHDRMAHTGAMRYKDGIKKIPAAALSAPDANQLNAILKRDKKVVISLKLSPQHLGYSTSYNVIGEIKGQNKPEEIVLIGAHLDSWDEGTGALDDGAGVSIVMAAGKHILDLPTRPARTVRVVLYAAEELGLIGGKQYVKTHKNELNNHYIAAESDFGAGYIYRIDVNVAPQKFEQVKNELSSMKINGVELGNNEAGGGPDVSMMPSLGVPVASLRQDGRDYFDYHHTPNDTIDKIDPKALAQNIAAYTQFAYLMAQSTTDLRPIKKK
- a CDS encoding ankyrin repeat domain-containing protein, giving the protein MCNPLGTVSSNTSIAAQLDFQPQQANLESNTVNIDGKLFMVSPLGQYDAFLKFIRDEEVTEKHAELELPDDIAKLPGANFDEKLTGVIMRAEQQGRAILARDTKGREDYFARLEKLKTHIIGQVNFAQQLPEDALCFLVEFSNRLNDMKLWPESQQLLHLGAFPMAVESEGEWLCIDGLRIRLDLCDRPSTTIFNLLCRDQMGDALLKLTSKVRSSYRVHLAAAVPWLLTGIDSQKDTHFKLPLHDLCASDIYDLLLTAPEDYHRRLLSSIDDYLELSQQVLFLKEQYIQSEDDDDLLIEMNDIVDRLKENAWSALLKLAPNHFYYGSQTRDSISNEILKRIHTDQQLTLFLESAFIPEKPELTDYTGNVSHWCKKLYCGDFCALAALVVYCLPVFDKRPLMMCLLSHTWQRLYSDTLCRHLEQLKVQSEFVTVWSKQIVERLTEFNAKYDDVVEKYLNNRECWQTLPLNRKQDLLQQCISGGVSFSTIQALRNSGADEVHLNSLDWRAWVNSRDWPKLIHLLSHQVNFNEVIHYALPILKNDNQLLHIAAYFGRADVVEALLKTPDIEVHSANKNGYTPLHAACRLGKEKVVKVLLNYKGQNPEADIGLTREHPTSKSTPLHEACNAGYDGVVKVLLDYKGLNPEADIGLTREHSESKNTPLHVACIAGNDGVVKVLLDYQRLYPKADVGLAKIHANIPNTPLYEACIVGHDGVVKVLLDYKGQHPKADIGLTREHPTSKSTPLHVACYMGKEKVVKLLLNYKRQNFAADIELIREHPTSKNTPLHEACIAGHDGVVKVLLDYKVQNPEANIGLFREHSESKTTPLHAACIGGHDGVVKLLLVYKGQHPNADIGLIRERLTHKTTPLHAACRLGKEKVVKVLLDYKGQHPEANIGLIREHLIYKNTPLHEACTSGHDSVVKVLLDYKRQHPNADIGLTREHSTNKNSLLHEACVAGHDGVVKALLDYQGQYPDANIGLIREHSTHKNTPLHVACGLGKEKVVKVLLEYKGQHPNADIGLTRENSTSKNTPLFEACVAGHDGVVKVLLDYKRQYPEAGIGLSREHSTHMYTPLHEACSVAHYGVVKVLLDYKGQHPNVDIGLFREHSISKNTPLHEASVAGHDGVVKILLDYKGQYPESDIGLTREHSTNKTTPLHAACNLGKEKVVKVLMDYKGQYPEADIGLAKMHAIVSNTPLHEACIDGHDDVVKVLLDYKGQHPNADIGLIREHSKSKNTPLHGACIAGHDGVVNVLLNYKELHPNADIGLTMKNSNTKNTPLHAACSLGKEKVVKVLLDYLSTHPIDSIRLFSKEFGRSPLILARKYKHKIVVALILKWKGIELVSTKDKIGVFFTKK